The following proteins are co-located in the Chryseobacterium daecheongense genome:
- a CDS encoding arginine deiminase-related protein codes for MQTTDTVLMIEPIAFGYNAETAENNYFQVEQKDSDVQAKALSEFNVFVEKLRNKGINVITIKDTPDPHTPDSIFPNNWVSFHNDGKVVLYPMFASNRRVERREDILETIKSKGFEITEVDDWSLPEIQGHFLEGTGSMIFDHDNKIAYGSVSLRLDEKLFRDFCEKYGFEPIVFHSFQTVGSERLPIYHTNVMMCVADKFVVICLDCIDSELERSKVIETIKNSGKEIIEISEEQMQQFAGNMLQVQNKEGQKFLVMSQTAYESLTSDQVSAIEKYCEIIYSDLNTIEVNGGGSARCMLAEVFLPKN; via the coding sequence ATGCAAACTACAGATACAGTATTAATGATTGAACCGATTGCTTTCGGTTATAATGCGGAGACCGCAGAAAATAATTACTTTCAGGTTGAACAGAAAGATTCGGATGTTCAGGCTAAAGCTTTAAGCGAATTCAATGTTTTTGTTGAAAAGTTAAGAAATAAGGGGATCAATGTGATTACAATTAAAGATACCCCAGATCCTCATACTCCGGATTCTATTTTTCCGAATAACTGGGTAAGCTTCCATAATGATGGTAAAGTAGTTTTATACCCTATGTTTGCTTCAAACAGAAGAGTTGAGAGAAGAGAAGATATCCTGGAAACAATAAAAAGTAAAGGTTTTGAAATAACGGAAGTAGATGATTGGTCACTTCCTGAAATCCAGGGACACTTTTTAGAGGGAACAGGAAGCATGATCTTTGACCATGACAATAAAATCGCTTATGGTTCTGTTTCTTTAAGATTGGATGAAAAATTATTCAGAGATTTTTGCGAAAAATATGGTTTCGAACCTATTGTTTTTCATTCTTTTCAGACCGTAGGTTCAGAGAGACTTCCTATTTACCATACCAATGTTATGATGTGTGTAGCTGACAAATTTGTTGTCATTTGCCTGGACTGTATAGATAGCGAGCTTGAAAGAAGCAAGGTTATTGAAACCATCAAAAATTCAGGAAAAGAAATTATTGAGATTTCAGAAGAACAGATGCAGCAATTTGCGGGGAATATGCTTCAGGTCCAGAATAAGGAGGGTCAGAAATTTCTAGTAATGAGCCAGACTGCATATGAATCTTTAACATCAGATCAAGTATCAGCCATTGAAAAATATTGTGAAATTATCTATTCAGATCTAAATACAATAGAAGTAAATGGTGGTGGAAGTGCACGTTGTATGCTGGCAGAGGTTTTCTTGCCTAAGAATTAG
- a CDS encoding arginine deiminase family protein: MKLNIKNETGRLKSVVLGQPNSLGPVPTLEESYDAKSYYSIEHNIYPKESDIIDEMNAFEAVLKKYDVEVLRPSIIKDYNQVFARDVAFVIDDKMIISNVIADRADEQEAYKKVFEKVAWRKIINLPETAHIEGGDVIVWDDFLFIGTCFSEDYRNYKTARTNEYAIEILKEYFPKKRIIDLELKKNDKIPFEGILHLDCTFNPVGKDKCLIYKNGFVDESDYRLIVDIFGEENCFHLTDEEMFEMFPNIFSISPEIVVSDQTFTRMNNHLRNEWGMTVEEIPYREISKMGGLLRCSTMPLVRE; the protein is encoded by the coding sequence ATGAAACTAAATATTAAAAACGAAACGGGGAGGTTAAAATCAGTTGTTCTGGGCCAACCTAATTCTCTGGGACCGGTTCCCACCCTTGAGGAAAGCTATGATGCCAAGTCATACTACTCAATCGAACACAACATATATCCTAAAGAATCGGATATTATTGATGAAATGAATGCTTTTGAAGCAGTACTGAAAAAATACGATGTGGAAGTTTTGCGTCCGAGCATTATCAAAGATTACAATCAGGTTTTTGCAAGAGATGTTGCTTTTGTAATTGATGATAAGATGATTATTTCCAATGTAATTGCTGACAGGGCAGATGAGCAGGAAGCTTACAAAAAAGTTTTTGAGAAAGTGGCCTGGAGAAAAATTATTAATCTCCCGGAAACGGCTCATATTGAAGGTGGAGATGTTATTGTCTGGGATGATTTCCTGTTTATAGGAACTTGCTTTAGCGAAGATTACAGAAATTACAAAACAGCAAGAACCAACGAATACGCCATAGAGATCCTAAAAGAGTACTTTCCCAAAAAGAGGATCATAGACCTCGAGTTAAAAAAGAATGATAAAATTCCTTTCGAGGGTATCCTTCACTTAGATTGTACATTCAATCCTGTTGGAAAGGATAAATGCCTTATCTATAAGAATGGTTTTGTGGACGAAAGCGATTATCGTTTGATTGTTGATATTTTCGGGGAGGAAAATTGTTTCCATTTGACAGATGAAGAGATGTTTGAAATGTTTCCTAATATCTTTTCTATATCTCCTGAAATAGTGGTTTCAGATCAAACATTTACAAGAATGAACAACCATCTGAGAAATGAATGGGGAATGACCGTAGAAGAGATTCCATACCGTGAAATTTCCAAAATGGGCGGACTTTTACGCTGCTCTACAATGCCATTAGTGAGAGAATAA
- a CDS encoding S-adenosylmethionine decarboxylase: protein MELSTSKGLHILLTLETELEDLLLDSNGFLKYTEGILENKEVEIVGITNHIFENQSFTSAVCLKESHLCIHTWPEYKQLTFDVFLCNYLRDNTDKVEQIADEIIHYFKAKVIQKHKIYR, encoded by the coding sequence TTGGAATTATCAACCAGTAAAGGTTTACATATTCTTCTAACTTTGGAAACGGAGTTAGAAGATTTGCTATTAGACAGTAATGGTTTTCTTAAATATACCGAAGGAATTTTGGAAAATAAAGAAGTTGAAATCGTGGGAATAACGAATCACATATTTGAAAACCAAAGCTTTACTTCTGCTGTATGCCTTAAAGAATCTCATTTGTGTATTCACACATGGCCTGAGTATAAGCAATTAACATTTGATGTTTTCCTTTGCAATTATCTAAGGGATAACACCGATAAAGTTGAACAAATTGCAGATGAGATTATTCATTACTTTAAAGCCAAAGTCATCCAAAAACACAAGATTTATAGATAA
- a CDS encoding citrate synthase, with product MSDNKVILNYDGNSYEYPIVDSTIGDRGIDISKLRDQTGLITLDLGYKNTGATISDITYLDGDKGELFYRGYPIEQIAEKSNFTEVMYLLLHGELPTQDQYSSFENNIKKYNFIADEMKKIIDVFPRSAHPMGVLSSLTSALTAFNPKAVNVNSKEEMDHAAELMIAKFSHLCAWTYRKTQGLPLNHGDNNLNYVENFYKMAFRLPNADFEIDPVVVGALDKLLILHADHEQNCSTSTVRMVGSAHTGLFASISAGVSALWGPLHGGANQAVIEMLELIEKDGGDVSKYVAKAKDKNDNFRLMGFGHRVYKNFDPRAKIIKKAADDILSALGIQDKALDIAMQLERVALEDEYFIERKLYPNVDFYSGIIYRALGIPTEMFTVMFALGRLPGWISQWKEMRLKGDPIGRPRQVYQGAQQRDYIDMVNR from the coding sequence ATGTCAGACAACAAAGTTATATTGAATTACGACGGTAATTCATATGAATATCCTATCGTGGATAGTACTATCGGAGACAGAGGGATAGATATTTCAAAACTAAGAGACCAGACGGGTCTTATTACCCTGGATTTAGGGTATAAAAACACCGGAGCTACCATTAGTGATATTACTTACTTAGACGGAGATAAAGGAGAATTATTCTACAGAGGTTATCCAATCGAGCAGATTGCTGAAAAATCTAACTTTACGGAGGTAATGTATCTTTTATTACACGGTGAATTACCTACTCAGGATCAGTACAGTTCTTTCGAAAACAATATCAAAAAATATAACTTCATCGCAGACGAAATGAAAAAGATCATTGATGTTTTTCCTCGTTCTGCTCACCCTATGGGAGTATTATCTTCCCTGACTTCTGCATTAACCGCTTTTAACCCAAAAGCTGTTAACGTAAATTCTAAAGAGGAAATGGACCATGCTGCTGAATTGATGATTGCTAAATTCTCTCATCTTTGTGCATGGACTTACAGAAAAACTCAAGGTTTACCATTAAACCATGGAGATAACAATCTTAACTATGTTGAGAATTTCTATAAAATGGCTTTCAGATTACCAAATGCTGATTTCGAAATCGATCCGGTAGTTGTAGGTGCATTGGATAAGTTATTAATTCTTCACGCTGACCACGAGCAAAACTGTTCTACATCTACTGTAAGAATGGTAGGTTCTGCTCATACAGGTCTTTTTGCTTCTATCTCTGCTGGGGTATCTGCTCTTTGGGGGCCTCTTCACGGTGGCGCTAACCAGGCAGTAATTGAAATGCTTGAATTAATTGAAAAAGATGGAGGAGATGTTTCTAAATATGTTGCAAAAGCAAAAGATAAGAACGATAACTTCCGTTTGATGGGATTCGGACACAGAGTTTACAAAAACTTCGACCCAAGAGCTAAAATCATTAAGAAAGCTGCTGATGATATTCTTAGTGCATTAGGAATCCAGGATAAAGCTCTAGATATTGCAATGCAATTAGAAAGAGTAGCTCTTGAGGATGAATACTTCATTGAAAGAAAATTATATCCAAACGTAGATTTCTATTCAGGAATTATTTACAGAGCGTTAGGAATTCCTACAGAAATGTTCACTGTAATGTTTGCATTAGGAAGACTTCCGGGATGGATTTCTCAGTGGAAAGAAATGAGATTAAAAGGAGATCCTATCGGAAGACCAAGACAGGTATATCAAGGAGCTCAGCAAAGAGACTATATCGATATGGTAAACAGATAA
- a CDS encoding DUF4178 domain-containing protein, with translation MDYVCPVCKTVNTHEINFPVNEYVCRSCANLINVHKNASSRVVKKPVENVVLDIGRKGIINDTEYSVVGIIVRKYGSSIYWREYYLKDEKRNDAFLSESNGHWIFLLPLAKENLRTKSSKQIFRDQKTYRWYETTQCYIDAAAGFFEDALNFNLATYKEYVNGTEMISQEQSVSATEYFVGNHVSKHTIKRAFKIPHLPNYSGIGIVQPFYFNLKQAINILCIVALLICLLQLYVYTSRSNYTVFEQTVKFEDVKNKEMVSKSFSLSGGSAPLKVNLHSAVDNSWANVQLSLVNENTNEVVYTSKDIEEYHGYEDGENWSEGSTSEEFNLCGISSGKYHFVISAEKQESILTSTASNYYTSADGSVSLSREASGIINVVNNNTRESVSFGDLNTLRKDQSDIGELVRRTFGNQNLDSLLSLNTTLSEASRNIENRDNSSVDIKATWLPVSFWNFGIVLTLMIIFFIICYWGRHLFNVSKWSDSSNSPYMQS, from the coding sequence ATGGATTATGTTTGTCCCGTCTGCAAAACTGTAAACACACACGAAATTAATTTTCCTGTAAATGAGTACGTGTGCAGATCATGTGCTAATCTTATTAATGTACACAAAAACGCTTCAAGTAGGGTCGTTAAAAAGCCAGTTGAAAATGTTGTGTTGGATATTGGAAGAAAAGGAATAATAAATGATACAGAATATAGTGTTGTAGGAATTATTGTTCGTAAATATGGTTCAAGTATTTATTGGCGTGAGTATTATTTGAAGGATGAAAAGAGGAATGATGCTTTTCTGAGTGAAAGTAATGGGCATTGGATCTTCTTGTTACCTCTGGCTAAAGAGAACTTAAGAACAAAAAGTTCTAAGCAGATTTTTAGGGATCAGAAGACATATAGATGGTATGAAACTACGCAATGTTATATTGATGCAGCAGCTGGTTTTTTTGAAGATGCATTGAACTTTAATTTGGCTACTTATAAAGAATATGTCAATGGTACAGAAATGATTTCTCAAGAACAGTCTGTAAGCGCCACGGAATATTTTGTGGGCAATCATGTTTCTAAGCATACTATAAAAAGAGCATTTAAAATTCCACATCTTCCTAATTATTCAGGAATTGGGATTGTACAGCCATTTTATTTTAATTTAAAACAGGCTATTAATATTCTTTGTATTGTTGCACTCTTAATTTGCCTGTTACAATTGTATGTTTATACTTCACGAAGTAACTATACAGTATTTGAGCAGACGGTAAAGTTTGAAGATGTGAAAAATAAAGAAATGGTTAGCAAAAGCTTTTCTCTTTCCGGAGGTTCAGCTCCTTTGAAAGTAAATTTACATTCAGCTGTAGATAATTCATGGGCGAATGTTCAATTGAGTCTTGTTAATGAAAATACAAACGAAGTTGTTTATACCTCTAAAGATATTGAAGAGTATCATGGATATGAAGATGGTGAAAACTGGAGTGAAGGTAGTACAAGCGAAGAATTTAATCTTTGTGGTATTTCTTCCGGGAAATATCATTTTGTAATTTCAGCTGAAAAACAGGAATCTATTTTAACTAGTACAGCTTCTAATTATTATACCTCCGCGGACGGTAGTGTAAGTTTATCCAGGGAAGCATCTGGAATAATTAATGTGGTGAACAATAATACACGAGAATCAGTGTCATTTGGAGATCTTAATACATTAAGAAAAGATCAATCTGATATAGGTGAACTTGTAAGAAGAACTTTTGGAAATCAAAATCTAGACTCGCTTCTTAGTTTAAATACAACGTTATCAGAGGCTTCACGAAATATAGAGAATAGAGATAATAGTTCTGTGGATATTAAAGCAACCTGGTTACCTGTCTCATTCTGGAACTTTGGAATTGTCCTAACTTTGATGATTATTTTCTTTATCATTTGTTATTGGGGCAGACATCTCTTCAATGTATCCAAATGGAGTGATAGTTCAAATTCACCATATATGCAATCTTAA